The following proteins are encoded in a genomic region of Chryseobacterium cucumeris:
- a CDS encoding alpha/beta hydrolase — protein sequence MNSWFKIIALSLLLVFTSGKAQDKLVIGEKQKLFSKVLNENREIWIHLPKTYNDNTINPAKYPVIYLLDGEINFEYYTGLTDFIARTPYADIPECIVIGIKNTERTRDLTPTKSEKKSPVNPNVTLFADSGGSEDFLKFMQEELKPFVNKNYRTQDYSVLVGHSFGGLFAINTFLLHPDYFNAYVANDPSLWWDNKVTIKRTKEYLEKNKNFPAKKSLYVSQADNEEQQKNWNSDMTQAIEEFKGMIEKNGSLNYKHSFFEGETHGTVSYPGNYEALKFIFKGFRTDIKQLAKNPKLLEEDYKKFSEKMGTDFIPSEAYLNVVIKFMKSNGFKEPETYFMNLKDNYYPEQ from the coding sequence ATGAACAGCTGGTTTAAAATTATTGCCCTCTCACTACTTTTAGTATTTACTTCCGGAAAAGCTCAGGACAAACTGGTGATAGGAGAAAAACAAAAACTATTTTCAAAAGTTTTAAACGAAAACAGAGAAATCTGGATTCATCTTCCTAAAACCTATAACGACAATACTATCAATCCTGCTAAATATCCGGTGATCTATCTTCTGGATGGAGAAATCAATTTTGAATATTACACAGGATTAACGGATTTCATTGCCAGAACTCCCTATGCCGACATTCCTGAATGTATTGTGATAGGCATAAAAAATACAGAAAGAACAAGAGATCTTACCCCGACAAAGTCTGAAAAGAAAAGTCCTGTAAACCCTAATGTCACTCTTTTTGCAGACAGTGGCGGAAGTGAAGACTTTCTGAAATTCATGCAGGAAGAATTGAAGCCATTCGTTAATAAAAACTACAGAACACAGGATTATTCAGTGTTGGTAGGCCATTCTTTCGGAGGTCTGTTTGCGATCAATACCTTCCTTTTACATCCGGATTATTTCAATGCTTATGTTGCGAATGATCCCAGTTTATGGTGGGACAATAAAGTAACCATCAAAAGAACGAAAGAGTATCTGGAAAAGAATAAGAACTTTCCTGCAAAAAAATCTTTGTATGTTTCTCAGGCAGACAATGAAGAACAGCAGAAAAACTGGAACTCCGATATGACCCAGGCTATTGAAGAATTTAAAGGAATGATAGAAAAAAACGGATCATTAAACTATAAACATAGCTTTTTCGAAGGAGAAACCCACGGAACTGTTTCCTATCCCGGAAATTATGAAGCATTAAAGTTTATATTCAAAGGTTTCAGAACCGATATAAAACAACTTGCCAAAAATCCCAAACTGCTTGAAGAAGACTATAAAAAGTTTTCCGAAAAGATGGGAACAGATTTTATTCCTTCAGAGGCCTATCTGAATGTAGTGATCAAATTTATGAAAAGTAATGGTTTTAAAGAGCCCGAAACTTATTTTATGAATCTGAAAGACAACTATTATCCTGAGCAATAA